A window from Corvus cornix cornix isolate S_Up_H32 chromosome 8, ASM73873v5, whole genome shotgun sequence encodes these proteins:
- the SLC44A5 gene encoding choline transporter-like protein 5 isoform X1 → MGAGRPGASAAAPAAGAGEPRKFDPKFRGPIHNRHCTDIICCVIFIVVILGYIALGVVAWVHGDPRKVIYPTDSYGQFCGQKNTLNKNKTILFYFNILKCASPVVLINLQCPTTQLCVSKCPDRFATYIDVQASYRYRPDQWNYFRQFCKPGFNNPRKSVAQVLRDEDCPSMIIPSRPFLKRCFPDFSTKNGVLTVANQTTFKDGRGKTRNVTDLREAANGINNVLDARSVGMKIFEDYAISWYWILIGLFIAMMLSLLFLVLLRFTAGVLFWIFIFGVIGIIGYGIWHCYWEYDHLKGIPGSDLTVYDIGFQTDFKVYLQLRQTWLAFMIILCGVEVIIILMLIFLRNRIRIAIALLKEGSRAIGYIMSTLFYPIVTFLLIAICISYWAVTAVFLATSGEPVYKVMANQTLCKYANLTCDPETFNTTNVTKFCPGAQCTFAFYGGESLYHKYIFIFQLANAFVFLWLVNFAIALGQCTLAGAFASYYWAYRKPADIPLWPLFSSFGRAIRYHTGSLAFGALILAIVQLIRVILEYLDHKLKGTQNSFTRFLLCCLKCCFWCLEKFLKFINRNAYIMIAIYGKNFCTSAKEAFFLLMRNVVRVAVLDKVTDFLLFLGKILVAGGVGVLAFFFFTQRIPVFAQEVPMLNYYWVPLLTVIIGSYLVAHGFFSVYAMCVDTLFLCFCEDLERNDGSTAKPYFMSASLHRILGKKKLSPKKAVG, encoded by the exons CTTGGGTGCACGGGGACCCCAGGAAAGTGATTTATCCAACTGACAGCTATGGGCAGTTCTGTGGTCAGAAAAATACCCTCAATAA GAACAAGaccattttgttttacttcaacATTCTGAAGTGTGCCAGCCCCGTTGTGTTAATAAACCTACAGTGCCCTACAACACAG ctTTGTGTCTCAAAGTGCCCAGACAGGTTTGCAACCTACATTGATGTTCAGGCTTCCTACAGATATAGACCAGATCAGTGGAATTACTTCAGGCAGTTCTGCAAACCTGGTTTTAACAATCCTCGCAAG tCTGTTGCTCAAGTCCTACGTGATGAAGATTGTCCTTCGATGATCATTCCAAGCAGGCCTT TTTTGAAGAGATGCTTCCCAGACTTCTCCACAAAGAATGGTGTGTTGACCGTGGCAAATCAGACTACATTCAAAGATGGAAGAGGGAAAACGAGAAATGTAACTGATCTCAGGGAAGCTGCAAA TGGCATCAATAATGTCCTGGATGCAAGATCAGTTGGAATGAAAATTTTTGAAGACTATGCCATTTCTTGGTATTGGATTTTAAt TGGGCTGTTCATTGCAATGATGCTgagtctgctcttccttgtGCTATTGAGGTTCACAGCTGGGGTTCTCTTCTGGATTTTCATCTTTGGTGTGATTGGAATTATAGGTTATG gcatctGGCATTGTTACTGGGAGTATGATCATCTTAAAGGAATACCTGGATCTGACCTCACTGTTTATGATATTGGATTCCAGACAGACTTCAAAGTGTACCTGCAACTGAGGCAAACATGGTTAGCATTTA TGATAATACTTTGTGGTGTTGAGGTCATTATCATACTGATGCTGATCTTCCTAAGAAATCGGATCCGGATTGCTATTGCACTGCTGAAGGAAGGTAGTAG GGCAATTGGCTATATAATGTCTACACTGTTCTACCCAATCGTCACCTTCTTACTCATTGCAATTTGTATTTCCTACTGGGCTGTGACAGCTGT TTTTCTGGCCACATCAGGAGAACCTGTGTATAAAGTAATGGCTAATCAAACACTGTGCAAGTATGCAAACCTGACTTGTGACCCGGAG ACTTTTAACACAACCAACGTGACTAAATTCTGCCCAGGTGCTCAGTGtacttttgctttttatggAGGAGAAAGCCTGTACCATAAGTACATCTTCATCTTCCAGTTAGCCAATGCCTTTGTCTTTCTCTGGCTGGTGAACTTTGCAATTGCACTGGGTCAGTGTACCCTTGCTGGTGCCTTTGCCTCTTATTACTGGGCCTATCGAAAACCAGCTGATATTCCACTGTGGCCACTCTTCTCTTCATTTGGACGAGCAATACG atACCATACAGGTTCGCTGGCATTTGGAGCCTTAATTCTTGCAATTGTCCAGCTTATTAGAGTAATACTGGAGTACCTGGATCACAAACTGAAAG GTACTCAGAACTCCTTCACTagatttctgctctgctgcctcaaGTGCTGTTTCTGGTGTTTggaaaaattcttaaaatttatAAACAGAAATGCCTACATCATG ATTGCCATATATGGTAAAAACTTCTGCACCTCGGCAAAGGAAGCATTCTTTTTGCTCATGCGGAATGTGGTGAG GGTTGCAGTTCTGGACAAAGTTACAGACTTTCTTCTATTCCTGGGGAAAATCCTTGTTGCTGGTGGTGTAG GTGTTCTTGCgttctttttcttcacacagAGAATACCAGTCTTTGCACAGGAAGTACCAATGTTAAATTACTACTGGGTACCATTGTTG ACAGTCATCATTGGCTCCTACTTAGTTGCACACGGGTTCTTCAGCGTCTATGCAATGTGTGTCGACAcgcttttcctctgctttt GTGAAGACCTAGAAAGAAATGATGGATCTACAGCAAAACCCTACTTCATGTCAGCTAGTCTCCACCGAATTCTAGGGAAGAAGAAACTAAGCCCTAAGAAGGCAGTGGGATAA
- the SLC44A5 gene encoding choline transporter-like protein 5 isoform X4 — protein MGAGRPGASAAAPAAGAGEPRKFDPKFRGPIHNRHCTDIICCVIFIVVILGYIALGVVAWVHGDPRKVIYPTDSYGQFCGQKNTLNKNKTILFYFNILKCASPVVLINLQCPTTQLCVSKCPDRFATYIDVQASYRYRPDQWNYFRQFCKPGFNNPRKSVAQVLRDEDCPSMIIPSRPFLKRCFPDFSTKNGVLTVANQTTFKDGRGKTRNVTDLREAANGINNVLDARSVGMKIFEDYAISWYWILIGLFIAMMLSLLFLVLLRFTAGVLFWIFIFGVIGIIGYVIILCGVEVIIILMLIFLRNRIRIAIALLKEGSRAIGYIMSTLFYPIVTFLLIAICISYWAVTAVFLATSGEPVYKVMANQTLCKYANLTCDPETFNTTNVTKFCPGAQCTFAFYGGESLYHKYIFIFQLANAFVFLWLVNFAIALGQCTLAGAFASYYWAYRKPADIPLWPLFSSFGRAIRYHTGSLAFGALILAIVQLIRVILEYLDHKLKGTQNSFTRFLLCCLKCCFWCLEKFLKFINRNAYIMIAIYGKNFCTSAKEAFFLLMRNVVRVAVLDKVTDFLLFLGKILVAGGVGVLAFFFFTQRIPVFAQEVPMLNYYWVPLLTVIIGSYLVAHGFFSVYAMCVDTLFLCFCEDLERNDGSTAKPYFMSASLHRILGKKKLSPKKAVG, from the exons CTTGGGTGCACGGGGACCCCAGGAAAGTGATTTATCCAACTGACAGCTATGGGCAGTTCTGTGGTCAGAAAAATACCCTCAATAA GAACAAGaccattttgttttacttcaacATTCTGAAGTGTGCCAGCCCCGTTGTGTTAATAAACCTACAGTGCCCTACAACACAG ctTTGTGTCTCAAAGTGCCCAGACAGGTTTGCAACCTACATTGATGTTCAGGCTTCCTACAGATATAGACCAGATCAGTGGAATTACTTCAGGCAGTTCTGCAAACCTGGTTTTAACAATCCTCGCAAG tCTGTTGCTCAAGTCCTACGTGATGAAGATTGTCCTTCGATGATCATTCCAAGCAGGCCTT TTTTGAAGAGATGCTTCCCAGACTTCTCCACAAAGAATGGTGTGTTGACCGTGGCAAATCAGACTACATTCAAAGATGGAAGAGGGAAAACGAGAAATGTAACTGATCTCAGGGAAGCTGCAAA TGGCATCAATAATGTCCTGGATGCAAGATCAGTTGGAATGAAAATTTTTGAAGACTATGCCATTTCTTGGTATTGGATTTTAAt TGGGCTGTTCATTGCAATGATGCTgagtctgctcttccttgtGCTATTGAGGTTCACAGCTGGGGTTCTCTTCTGGATTTTCATCTTTGGTGTGATTGGAATTATAGGTTATG TGATAATACTTTGTGGTGTTGAGGTCATTATCATACTGATGCTGATCTTCCTAAGAAATCGGATCCGGATTGCTATTGCACTGCTGAAGGAAGGTAGTAG GGCAATTGGCTATATAATGTCTACACTGTTCTACCCAATCGTCACCTTCTTACTCATTGCAATTTGTATTTCCTACTGGGCTGTGACAGCTGT TTTTCTGGCCACATCAGGAGAACCTGTGTATAAAGTAATGGCTAATCAAACACTGTGCAAGTATGCAAACCTGACTTGTGACCCGGAG ACTTTTAACACAACCAACGTGACTAAATTCTGCCCAGGTGCTCAGTGtacttttgctttttatggAGGAGAAAGCCTGTACCATAAGTACATCTTCATCTTCCAGTTAGCCAATGCCTTTGTCTTTCTCTGGCTGGTGAACTTTGCAATTGCACTGGGTCAGTGTACCCTTGCTGGTGCCTTTGCCTCTTATTACTGGGCCTATCGAAAACCAGCTGATATTCCACTGTGGCCACTCTTCTCTTCATTTGGACGAGCAATACG atACCATACAGGTTCGCTGGCATTTGGAGCCTTAATTCTTGCAATTGTCCAGCTTATTAGAGTAATACTGGAGTACCTGGATCACAAACTGAAAG GTACTCAGAACTCCTTCACTagatttctgctctgctgcctcaaGTGCTGTTTCTGGTGTTTggaaaaattcttaaaatttatAAACAGAAATGCCTACATCATG ATTGCCATATATGGTAAAAACTTCTGCACCTCGGCAAAGGAAGCATTCTTTTTGCTCATGCGGAATGTGGTGAG GGTTGCAGTTCTGGACAAAGTTACAGACTTTCTTCTATTCCTGGGGAAAATCCTTGTTGCTGGTGGTGTAG GTGTTCTTGCgttctttttcttcacacagAGAATACCAGTCTTTGCACAGGAAGTACCAATGTTAAATTACTACTGGGTACCATTGTTG ACAGTCATCATTGGCTCCTACTTAGTTGCACACGGGTTCTTCAGCGTCTATGCAATGTGTGTCGACAcgcttttcctctgctttt GTGAAGACCTAGAAAGAAATGATGGATCTACAGCAAAACCCTACTTCATGTCAGCTAGTCTCCACCGAATTCTAGGGAAGAAGAAACTAAGCCCTAAGAAGGCAGTGGGATAA
- the SLC44A5 gene encoding choline transporter-like protein 5 isoform X3 has translation METALPGEPRKFDPKFRGPIHNRHCTDIICCVIFIVVILGYIALGVVAWVHGDPRKVIYPTDSYGQFCGQKNTLNKNKTILFYFNILKCASPVVLINLQCPTTQLCVSKCPDRFATYIDVQASYRYRPDQWNYFRQFCKPGFNNPRKSVAQVLRDEDCPSMIIPSRPFLKRCFPDFSTKNGVLTVANQTTFKDGRGKTRNVTDLREAANGINNVLDARSVGMKIFEDYAISWYWILIGLFIAMMLSLLFLVLLRFTAGVLFWIFIFGVIGIIGYGIWHCYWEYDHLKGIPGSDLTVYDIGFQTDFKVYLQLRQTWLAFMIILCGVEVIIILMLIFLRNRIRIAIALLKEGSRAIGYIMSTLFYPIVTFLLIAICISYWAVTAVFLATSGEPVYKVMANQTLCKYANLTCDPETFNTTNVTKFCPGAQCTFAFYGGESLYHKYIFIFQLANAFVFLWLVNFAIALGQCTLAGAFASYYWAYRKPADIPLWPLFSSFGRAIRYHTGSLAFGALILAIVQLIRVILEYLDHKLKGTQNSFTRFLLCCLKCCFWCLEKFLKFINRNAYIMIAIYGKNFCTSAKEAFFLLMRNVVRVAVLDKVTDFLLFLGKILVAGGVGVLAFFFFTQRIPVFAQEVPMLNYYWVPLLTVIIGSYLVAHGFFSVYAMCVDTLFLCFCEDLERNDGSTAKPYFMSASLHRILGKKKLSPKKAVG, from the exons CTTGGGTGCACGGGGACCCCAGGAAAGTGATTTATCCAACTGACAGCTATGGGCAGTTCTGTGGTCAGAAAAATACCCTCAATAA GAACAAGaccattttgttttacttcaacATTCTGAAGTGTGCCAGCCCCGTTGTGTTAATAAACCTACAGTGCCCTACAACACAG ctTTGTGTCTCAAAGTGCCCAGACAGGTTTGCAACCTACATTGATGTTCAGGCTTCCTACAGATATAGACCAGATCAGTGGAATTACTTCAGGCAGTTCTGCAAACCTGGTTTTAACAATCCTCGCAAG tCTGTTGCTCAAGTCCTACGTGATGAAGATTGTCCTTCGATGATCATTCCAAGCAGGCCTT TTTTGAAGAGATGCTTCCCAGACTTCTCCACAAAGAATGGTGTGTTGACCGTGGCAAATCAGACTACATTCAAAGATGGAAGAGGGAAAACGAGAAATGTAACTGATCTCAGGGAAGCTGCAAA TGGCATCAATAATGTCCTGGATGCAAGATCAGTTGGAATGAAAATTTTTGAAGACTATGCCATTTCTTGGTATTGGATTTTAAt TGGGCTGTTCATTGCAATGATGCTgagtctgctcttccttgtGCTATTGAGGTTCACAGCTGGGGTTCTCTTCTGGATTTTCATCTTTGGTGTGATTGGAATTATAGGTTATG gcatctGGCATTGTTACTGGGAGTATGATCATCTTAAAGGAATACCTGGATCTGACCTCACTGTTTATGATATTGGATTCCAGACAGACTTCAAAGTGTACCTGCAACTGAGGCAAACATGGTTAGCATTTA TGATAATACTTTGTGGTGTTGAGGTCATTATCATACTGATGCTGATCTTCCTAAGAAATCGGATCCGGATTGCTATTGCACTGCTGAAGGAAGGTAGTAG GGCAATTGGCTATATAATGTCTACACTGTTCTACCCAATCGTCACCTTCTTACTCATTGCAATTTGTATTTCCTACTGGGCTGTGACAGCTGT TTTTCTGGCCACATCAGGAGAACCTGTGTATAAAGTAATGGCTAATCAAACACTGTGCAAGTATGCAAACCTGACTTGTGACCCGGAG ACTTTTAACACAACCAACGTGACTAAATTCTGCCCAGGTGCTCAGTGtacttttgctttttatggAGGAGAAAGCCTGTACCATAAGTACATCTTCATCTTCCAGTTAGCCAATGCCTTTGTCTTTCTCTGGCTGGTGAACTTTGCAATTGCACTGGGTCAGTGTACCCTTGCTGGTGCCTTTGCCTCTTATTACTGGGCCTATCGAAAACCAGCTGATATTCCACTGTGGCCACTCTTCTCTTCATTTGGACGAGCAATACG atACCATACAGGTTCGCTGGCATTTGGAGCCTTAATTCTTGCAATTGTCCAGCTTATTAGAGTAATACTGGAGTACCTGGATCACAAACTGAAAG GTACTCAGAACTCCTTCACTagatttctgctctgctgcctcaaGTGCTGTTTCTGGTGTTTggaaaaattcttaaaatttatAAACAGAAATGCCTACATCATG ATTGCCATATATGGTAAAAACTTCTGCACCTCGGCAAAGGAAGCATTCTTTTTGCTCATGCGGAATGTGGTGAG GGTTGCAGTTCTGGACAAAGTTACAGACTTTCTTCTATTCCTGGGGAAAATCCTTGTTGCTGGTGGTGTAG GTGTTCTTGCgttctttttcttcacacagAGAATACCAGTCTTTGCACAGGAAGTACCAATGTTAAATTACTACTGGGTACCATTGTTG ACAGTCATCATTGGCTCCTACTTAGTTGCACACGGGTTCTTCAGCGTCTATGCAATGTGTGTCGACAcgcttttcctctgctttt GTGAAGACCTAGAAAGAAATGATGGATCTACAGCAAAACCCTACTTCATGTCAGCTAGTCTCCACCGAATTCTAGGGAAGAAGAAACTAAGCCCTAAGAAGGCAGTGGGATAA
- the SLC44A5 gene encoding choline transporter-like protein 5 isoform X2, which translates to MARKGEASAHLYGEPRKFDPKFRGPIHNRHCTDIICCVIFIVVILGYIALGVVAWVHGDPRKVIYPTDSYGQFCGQKNTLNKNKTILFYFNILKCASPVVLINLQCPTTQLCVSKCPDRFATYIDVQASYRYRPDQWNYFRQFCKPGFNNPRKSVAQVLRDEDCPSMIIPSRPFLKRCFPDFSTKNGVLTVANQTTFKDGRGKTRNVTDLREAANGINNVLDARSVGMKIFEDYAISWYWILIGLFIAMMLSLLFLVLLRFTAGVLFWIFIFGVIGIIGYGIWHCYWEYDHLKGIPGSDLTVYDIGFQTDFKVYLQLRQTWLAFMIILCGVEVIIILMLIFLRNRIRIAIALLKEGSRAIGYIMSTLFYPIVTFLLIAICISYWAVTAVFLATSGEPVYKVMANQTLCKYANLTCDPETFNTTNVTKFCPGAQCTFAFYGGESLYHKYIFIFQLANAFVFLWLVNFAIALGQCTLAGAFASYYWAYRKPADIPLWPLFSSFGRAIRYHTGSLAFGALILAIVQLIRVILEYLDHKLKGTQNSFTRFLLCCLKCCFWCLEKFLKFINRNAYIMIAIYGKNFCTSAKEAFFLLMRNVVRVAVLDKVTDFLLFLGKILVAGGVGVLAFFFFTQRIPVFAQEVPMLNYYWVPLLTVIIGSYLVAHGFFSVYAMCVDTLFLCFCEDLERNDGSTAKPYFMSASLHRILGKKKLSPKKAVG; encoded by the exons CTTGGGTGCACGGGGACCCCAGGAAAGTGATTTATCCAACTGACAGCTATGGGCAGTTCTGTGGTCAGAAAAATACCCTCAATAA GAACAAGaccattttgttttacttcaacATTCTGAAGTGTGCCAGCCCCGTTGTGTTAATAAACCTACAGTGCCCTACAACACAG ctTTGTGTCTCAAAGTGCCCAGACAGGTTTGCAACCTACATTGATGTTCAGGCTTCCTACAGATATAGACCAGATCAGTGGAATTACTTCAGGCAGTTCTGCAAACCTGGTTTTAACAATCCTCGCAAG tCTGTTGCTCAAGTCCTACGTGATGAAGATTGTCCTTCGATGATCATTCCAAGCAGGCCTT TTTTGAAGAGATGCTTCCCAGACTTCTCCACAAAGAATGGTGTGTTGACCGTGGCAAATCAGACTACATTCAAAGATGGAAGAGGGAAAACGAGAAATGTAACTGATCTCAGGGAAGCTGCAAA TGGCATCAATAATGTCCTGGATGCAAGATCAGTTGGAATGAAAATTTTTGAAGACTATGCCATTTCTTGGTATTGGATTTTAAt TGGGCTGTTCATTGCAATGATGCTgagtctgctcttccttgtGCTATTGAGGTTCACAGCTGGGGTTCTCTTCTGGATTTTCATCTTTGGTGTGATTGGAATTATAGGTTATG gcatctGGCATTGTTACTGGGAGTATGATCATCTTAAAGGAATACCTGGATCTGACCTCACTGTTTATGATATTGGATTCCAGACAGACTTCAAAGTGTACCTGCAACTGAGGCAAACATGGTTAGCATTTA TGATAATACTTTGTGGTGTTGAGGTCATTATCATACTGATGCTGATCTTCCTAAGAAATCGGATCCGGATTGCTATTGCACTGCTGAAGGAAGGTAGTAG GGCAATTGGCTATATAATGTCTACACTGTTCTACCCAATCGTCACCTTCTTACTCATTGCAATTTGTATTTCCTACTGGGCTGTGACAGCTGT TTTTCTGGCCACATCAGGAGAACCTGTGTATAAAGTAATGGCTAATCAAACACTGTGCAAGTATGCAAACCTGACTTGTGACCCGGAG ACTTTTAACACAACCAACGTGACTAAATTCTGCCCAGGTGCTCAGTGtacttttgctttttatggAGGAGAAAGCCTGTACCATAAGTACATCTTCATCTTCCAGTTAGCCAATGCCTTTGTCTTTCTCTGGCTGGTGAACTTTGCAATTGCACTGGGTCAGTGTACCCTTGCTGGTGCCTTTGCCTCTTATTACTGGGCCTATCGAAAACCAGCTGATATTCCACTGTGGCCACTCTTCTCTTCATTTGGACGAGCAATACG atACCATACAGGTTCGCTGGCATTTGGAGCCTTAATTCTTGCAATTGTCCAGCTTATTAGAGTAATACTGGAGTACCTGGATCACAAACTGAAAG GTACTCAGAACTCCTTCACTagatttctgctctgctgcctcaaGTGCTGTTTCTGGTGTTTggaaaaattcttaaaatttatAAACAGAAATGCCTACATCATG ATTGCCATATATGGTAAAAACTTCTGCACCTCGGCAAAGGAAGCATTCTTTTTGCTCATGCGGAATGTGGTGAG GGTTGCAGTTCTGGACAAAGTTACAGACTTTCTTCTATTCCTGGGGAAAATCCTTGTTGCTGGTGGTGTAG GTGTTCTTGCgttctttttcttcacacagAGAATACCAGTCTTTGCACAGGAAGTACCAATGTTAAATTACTACTGGGTACCATTGTTG ACAGTCATCATTGGCTCCTACTTAGTTGCACACGGGTTCTTCAGCGTCTATGCAATGTGTGTCGACAcgcttttcctctgctttt GTGAAGACCTAGAAAGAAATGATGGATCTACAGCAAAACCCTACTTCATGTCAGCTAGTCTCCACCGAATTCTAGGGAAGAAGAAACTAAGCCCTAAGAAGGCAGTGGGATAA